Proteins encoded together in one uncultured Desulfosarcina sp. window:
- the clpS gene encoding ATP-dependent Clp protease adapter ClpS, whose protein sequence is MGRYQTEEQVSSKTRDEIKEPAMYRVLLHNDDYTTMEFVVEILMYVFNKSPETAAKIMLNVHQKGIGICGIYTHEVAETKVDTVHNLARESGYPLRCSMEQE, encoded by the coding sequence ATGGGCCGTTACCAGACAGAGGAGCAGGTTAGCTCAAAGACCCGGGACGAAATCAAGGAACCTGCCATGTACCGGGTGCTTTTGCATAACGACGACTACACCACAATGGAGTTCGTGGTTGAAATCCTGATGTACGTATTCAACAAATCACCTGAAACGGCGGCCAAGATCATGTTGAACGTGCATCAAAAAGGCATTGGCATCTGCGGCATCTACACCCATGAGGTCGCGGAAACCAAGGTCGACACGGTTCACAACCTTGCCCGTGAAAGCGGGTATCCGCTGCGGTGCAGCATGGAACAGGAATAG